The sequence ACGGTTATTATACCAGTTGTGATGCCTACTTGGCCTAGCGCTGTACGAACTAATCCAACATCTGCTCGTATGCAGTAGTCCAAGGATGACCTGCTAcctgcagcagtagcagccgCCGTTGTTGTGAACCGAAGCCAGCCGGTGCCGATGGACCCAGATCCAGAGGCTGGCCTATTTTGGGGTTACTATTCACACCCCCCTCTGCTCGTCATTGCTCTGCGACGTCGGACTTTGGCTTCGCGCCCAGCATAAACCATGACAAAGTGAGTGTAAGAAACATCGACATGATCTTCATGCATACGCGGTGGCAGAAGCCATTGCCGGCTCGATTACACAAATACGCCCGCCAAGGGCGGAATGCGaaagaagggagaaaaggcCAACAAAAAAGACATGGCGTTCTATACGTCATAAATCGATACTATCTGCAGGACAAGGTACTGCCATGTACTGCGGTTAGGCACTTATCTGATTAGGAtatctgctgcagcctccatcttcttatCTATCAGTAAAACATGGCCACTCAGAAGCCTCCAAAACGGGCTAATCCATTTAACCTTGAATTTTGTCTCTGCCCATTCTCTTGGCTGCGCATTTACGAAACCGGTACATAATGAGAAAACGCGAGGGCACTTTGAGACGGTTTGGTGTGCAGGGGCTGGTGATCGCCTTGCTTCTTATTTTGACGACCAACTGCTGCATTCCATTCAATCTCACCGCCCTGCGAATGCATACTGCTATTACTGCGGCTGCTTGAATTTATACATATTCGACGTAAATTTATTCGACTCATAGGTACTTCCCGATTCATAGACCGAACCACAATGTACAATGCAAGGGCATCCATCCCAACAGCATGCTTCGGGCGACATTGCAGCCTAGGGTTTGCCCAACGCATGAACATGTCTAATGCAGCCTTTCATCCAGCAGCATCCCGTCTCTCGCACCCAAGCGCTCTCTCCCTGCTGTACGGCATCACTGGCATGCCGTTCGTTCAGGCATCTGCAGACTATCACTTGGCATCGCGCGATGTTACCAGAGATCGGAGCATCGCCTCGAGAGCTCGTGTAAGAGGGCTACACATACGCAAGTACCACCTTACATTGCATCTTCTTGGCACCGGCCGGCAAGACATATCCGAAAAGACGcatctgaaaaaaaaaaaaagaaaaagaaaacgaactTTGGTTACACGAGGGAGggtgtgagtgagtgagcgAGCGAGTGAGAAAGGGACAAGAAGACAGAAAGAAAGGCAGACACAGTGTTTTTAACCCAAGGACTTTTTGTGTTTTCCATTACTACCTAATACTTTGCATCTGTGTATCCTTTAAAAACGCCGTAACGATTAACGCAACGCAACGCTGACGAGCCCGATAATGGAACCCATGAGTCGTAACCAATCACCAGACACCAACTCTGTATCTCAAGGCCACTCcgatggcggcggccaaTCTCGTCGTAACAAAAGTGATGAGCAGGGGAACCGAGTTCCCGCTTAGTCCTCCATGTCgacatcctcgtcgtcgtcctcctcgtcctcctcgtcctcgccaCCCTCTCCCTGGAAAGATTCCACAATCTCGTCCACGCCGCCATCCACCCGGACCTTGAGCCTTCTCGTCTCGCCTCCAAAGGCCTTGATCTTGTTCTTCCGCgtcgccagcagctcctcctcgaGGGCCACGTCCTCGCCCTGAGCGGCCAGCTccgccagcctcttcttctcgcttccGCGCAGGCGGGGCAGCAGGTGCTCGTTCTCGGCGACCAGCTTGCGCGCGACAGCCAGCTCCTTCTCCCGCTTGCCGGCCATGCGCTTCTTGTAGAAGACGCGCTCGCGGCGGGCGCGGATCTCGCTGATGCGCTTCATGGCCGCCATGGTCTTGTTCACCAGGTCGCGGTCGTAGCGGACGGGCTCGTTGCGGCGCATGGCGAACTGCAGCGTGCTGTCGACCGTCATCTCCTTGCCGGCGTTTCGGCGGTAGGCCTTTGTCCACTTGAGCTTGCGGGGGTTACGCTTCATCTTGTAGTTGCGGTTGCATTTTGATCTGCAGAACCTGAACGATTTGCCTATGcgagatggtgatgattaGCACTTGATCATTTCCCCCAATTTCATAttatgctcttcttcccagcaGTACCAGGAGAGAGGGTAAAGAGAAAATTCCATCGTAGGAGAACTCACCATCGTTTCTGACAAAGGTAATACCCTTGGAGGGATAGGCCGGACGGCCACAAAAGCTGCAGTCCTCAATCCTGTAACCATGTCAGCAACGCTCAAAGGAAAATGTGGCATCATATATTCTCAGCATTACGTACCGCATCGTGACTGCCTGATGTGGATTGTGATGATGCTAAATGGGTATCAATATCAGATCAAACAAAACTATCTCGCCTCATGCAGCAAACTCTGCcacaatattttttttttggcgcttAGTCACTTATCGATAACATTTTACTAGCCACGACCGCAAATCGCACAGCCACAGTGTCTTCCCCCACCCCACTCTACGAATCCCCAATACCATTCTTTCCATTCACATCGTATTTTCTCtagcccttttttttcccttttgctgCCTGGCTGCTGAACCGACCGGCTATTTAATGCCACTAGCTCTGATCCGTCAGGGCGGCTCCTGGATTTTGGATCCATCCCCTGGAAAAAGGGAGTGTGCGTGCCAGCAGGGGCCGGCCGgatttttggggggggggattttttttttattttttttgtttttataatGGCTAAGCTAGAATTAGGACTAGAAAGTTCTTCCCCAGATTTTGTTATGTAAATGAGCGGAGCTGCGAAGCATCACGCGGAGCACTAGACatggctggtggtggtttACTGTATGTCTGGATGCTTCTGCAATAAGGAGAGGacactttcttttttgcctttgggATGCTCATATTGTTACTGCTGTAGAAGCAGTCAGCTTACTTGCTGCTTCGGTAGCACTCACGCGACACTTTTTGCCATGTATGCACGTACAAGTTAGTATACGAAAGCAGTCCATGCTGCAACGGTGTGGACATTCTGGCTCCCCTGTGAAGTACAGTATGTATGAAGCATCAAGTATGAAGAACCAATGTACGCAGTCTGGCTTCACTCAACCCCCCAACCGGCTCGACCCCAGAATATTCAATTACCTTAACGTAATTAAAGCTCCCCCTCCCCCGAATCATCCCCCTCAAAATACGGGGATGGTCTAGAAAACAGTAACATGTACCAATACAGAagctgggggagggggggcgtGTGTGAGAAAGGCAGACCATCAGCCCGATTGAAGACGACCCCAATGGTGGAGATTGGACTTGAAGAGCGAAACGACGCTTTTCTTTTGGGACGGGGTTGCAGCCACAAACCCCCTGATTTAGTATCAAATAGATACTACTACGTACTTGCTAACAAATAGATGCTAATTTACTTACACCTACTTGGCCAGAAGCTGAGTCGCTAGTCTGGTTTATGTCGTGCTGGTTTTGTAAAATGAAGACAGGCATACCGCGCAAAGCGACCCATTCGCCATCTCAGAGGAGGTGGCACAAGAAGGGGACAACAAGGAGGAAACAAGGCAACCGAGATATTCCCCCTAAAATGGCATCCGTGCCGTAATAGCCGCGAATGCGCTGTGCTTTGGCGTTGTGCTACCATGCCGGATGCGAAGCAATCTATTTCCCTATACAGAGTATTGGTATCCAATATCTGCCTCTGTTTCCACCGAATCACACGCTGTTGCCTCGCTCATGATGCGAACTGCAATGAAACGCAAAAGTAACCCTGCCACTATCCTAAACCAAACACGCTCTTCATGCGCTGTGCTTCAATGGGTCGTCTTTGATAATCTGCTCCGTTTCTTGCGTCACCAAGCATCTAGCATACCCGGGAGCCACATACAACACACGCATCCATTCGCACGCATGCTTTTCTCCACGCTGCTTCATCAATAAATACGTCTATTGGCGGGCTCTCTTCCCACCTGGCCACCTAACTAGGCATACAGTGGTAGAAATATGTAGGTATGCAAAGCTTCCTTTGAGCTATCCTGCCGAAGCGCTACTTAAATGCATCTGTGTTACCTAATGAGAATATCACCATCCGCTCTCAAGTTTCATCATACAGGCGAAGCAAAGACCAGCAGCGGTCAGCACCGGCGTCGAACTCGCATCGCGTGCTTTCTCGACTCTTGTCGGCCAGTTTCACACATTCGTTGCCTTCGCCGCTGCCTTCTTGACCCGCGTCGACGGCGGTGTCACATATCCTTTTCCAAATTCTACATGAGCCTGCCTCCCACTTTTGTAATGCGACGCCAATAACGACATATTTATCCATACTTCTAGCAGGCCCCTCTGCCCAAATATgtattttcccttttcaggTGCCCTGCGCAAAGTAGCGTGCATATTATACGCAAatgtataaagaaaaaaaaaaaaaggaaaaaaaaaaagactgcgTAGACCCAAAGCTGAAAATCCGAGTGCGAATATTATCCGTAACAAGCCCTGTGCTGTGGTGGTAATGTGGCCGAATCCTTTGTGAACAAAACGCCGTGTAATAGGTAGCTGAGTTGCGCATGATTGCACATGCCCGTTCAGAAAGAACAGAGAcgaaaacaacaacaacaaaaaaaaaaagcgatacaaagagaaggagtaaaataaaacagaCGCCGAGCAACAAGTCGAGAATGAGGCTCAAACAATATGAAGCACTCAAAAGATAATGGTGCTTTTTTTCAAACACAGCTAGCCAACCGCGAAGGCATCGACAAtatgttttcttttcattcatcggctgccattctttttgctgccCACTTTGAGGCGCTCCTTGCAGTCTGGGCAATACCATTTGGCTACCGAGCGCGCGCGTTAGCATTGCCTTTAGATACAACGAGACGactatcttcttctcttctcgtcTCTCCCTTCCAAGGATGGAGAGTTTTGTAGACTTACTTTTTGAACTTGGCGCGACCTTGAGGCCTACGCAAGCTAGATGGAACCACTCGCGGGCACAATCATCGGAATCACACGCCACCATTGCACCATAACTGATACTATTGCAATAGCAGTATGTAGCTTCATCCGGGTCGATAtccgcatcatcatcgccgtcatcgccCTGCATACTGCTATTTCCGTCCTCGTCCACAAGCTGAGCCAGAGCTTGAGTAGTGCCCTTCTTCTGAGACTTTTTGCCATTGCCTGCTGGCTCTACGTTTCGAGTGGTTCGCGGtctggcagcagcggcgtCTGAGAAACTTGGCAGAGCTGGTGTTGAAGGCTTGCTTGCTCTTCCGCTCTTGGTTGTAACCATACCGGTGCTCTGTGGAGTAGATTGGGTAGGCTCGCTCTTGCGATCTGCCTCTTCCACCTTGCTATTCCTTCGACTGGAAGAAGATGTAGTAGCAATTGCTATAGTAGGAGTTGCCGCAGGTTTATCCTCCATTTGTTCTGGCTCCTTCGGTGACGGCTCAATTTTGACCGTCACGATAGGCTCCTTATTGCCTTCGGAGTCATGGTTGGGGCGAACCCAACTTGCAGTTTGAACAATCTCTGGCGTGCTGGGAATGTTGCCATTCGTCTTTTTGGCAGCCGAAGAAGGGGGTCTGGCTTTGCTGGCTTCTGAATTTGACGCAATCGAATTTTGTCGTGCACGAGATGTCGTTGGTCGTGGGACGGGTGCAGGCGCAGGTGTCGGTACTGGGGATGGGCGGCTAGCCGGCGTCTTTGTCTCTGGCAAAGTTCCCATAACAGGAGACGACGCAGCTGAGGGTGACATGGTAGCGGATAGAGCATTCCTATAAGTAAAGACGCAAAGGGTAGTCAGTGCCATAGTCTACACTAGAGCGATTGAACGGATACGAGGGATGAGGGTAGGTATTGCCatacttcttcttggattgACCACTGCTAGTGGGCAAAGCTTTTCGCTTCTTGGGTACCTCCGGAGCTGGAGTCTCTCGAGGGCTAGTGGTAGCCCTCGTCTTGGATGTGTTATTTCCAAAGACGAGGCTCATGGCACGCTCCATCTGAGGTGCTTCTGCCCcgctagcagcagccttttctttttccctttccttctccttctccttgtctttctccttgtctttttctctttctttctccttctccttttccttgtccttaTCCTTGTCTACTTTGCGCCTCTTTTGCGGAGGATTGCTGTTGGAAGAGACTCCAGTAGAGATGCCCAAGCCAACATTGTTGCTCTCGGCAGTTTTCCGAACTTTGCTCGAGCTTGTCTTCTTGGCGCTACTGGTTTTTGTTTGGCTATCATGGTCGTCGGCTTCGGAATCGAGGTTATGAGTCTTCTGGCTCTTCTTGGCTTGGACAGCTTGCTTTCTGGCGTCGCTGCGGGCGGCGGCCTGTTCCGCTATGGCTTGTGCAGCTGCTGAAATCGCGGCCGCACCATCGCGTCTAGATCTTTCAGCTTGCGAAGGCTTGCCGTTGCGATTTTCAGGGTAGGCCCAGTGTGTGGTGCTTCCCCATTTCGCCTCGTCGCTGAATTCGTTTTCCAAATATGGCCATACGTCTTCCACTCGAGCTAGCTGTCGCTGGAGAGCCTCGTTCGCCGTGGAAATGACATggttcttctcttccagagACACCAGTAGTTCTTGTATTTTGAACGCGGTTTGGCGGAACAGCTGCCGGCGTTGCAGGTTGGACGGGTCGAACACGCCACTGTTGACATCTTCGGTCGAAGGCACGGGCTGCTGATGTTGGCCGAATGCAATTCCGTTGGAGCTTCCTTGGGCGCCCACGGGTGCGAACCCA comes from Trichoderma asperellum chromosome 3, complete sequence and encodes:
- the RLP24 gene encoding ATPase-activating ribosome biosynthesis protein (BUSCO:EOG092D4M5U), which translates into the protein MRIEDCSFCGRPAYPSKGITFVRNDGKSFRFCRSKCNRNYKMKRNPRKLKWTKAYRRNAGKEMTVDSTLQFAMRRNEPVRYDRDLVNKTMAAMKRISEIRARRERVFYKKRMAGKREKELAVARKLVAENEHLLPRLRGSEKKRLAELAAQGEDVALEEELLATRKNKIKAFGGETRRLKVRVDGGVDEIVESFQGEGGEDEEDEEDDDEDVDMED